In Bacteriovorax stolpii, a single genomic region encodes these proteins:
- a CDS encoding Flp family type IVb pilin — MKKLIAYLKDESGQTSTEYILLVAVVAMIIFKFKKTGGDALDGLTTKVFGKAETMVDGIDVGN; from the coding sequence ATGAAGAAGTTAATTGCATATTTGAAGGATGAGAGCGGACAAACATCTACAGAGTACATCCTACTCGTAGCTGTTGTTGCGATGATCATCTTTAAATTCAAGAAGACCGGGGGAGATGCCCTTGATGGTCTAACTACTAAAGTATTTGGTAAAGCAGAAACTATGGTTGATGGTATCGACGTAGGTAACTAG
- a CDS encoding SDR family oxidoreductase translates to MFDLNSSMDKRKTVLIMGITSFVGSNLCEFFRKDYRVVGTYHRKGQPIPGVLALPCDVLNKDEVQLVLYAFKPDIVIYCVGLTGLKECADMPNASDALNSAGLFNVAEIAPRYGARVVYLSSQFVFSGANKNYNEMDNADVITQYGKSQASSEFYLQKSSLNYLIVRCSKLYGRGVSPLRESWFEKLQRNLKANQSAIYDDFVHQGFVDIYYLGMVLKMCIDKNVANRLIHFASQDNMTYYEFAKTYCEIFHESESLINKGKWHLPILKSTSVERVDEHLHYKLDVLNIEGLLKIKMPTIRESLEFTLKRLNGNRTPAKGVVNKGEGLSFI, encoded by the coding sequence ATGTTTGATTTAAACAGCTCCATGGATAAAAGAAAAACTGTTCTCATTATGGGAATCACTTCTTTTGTTGGATCAAACTTATGTGAATTTTTCCGCAAAGATTATAGAGTCGTAGGAACTTATCACCGCAAAGGCCAGCCAATTCCAGGAGTTCTTGCTCTTCCTTGTGATGTTTTAAATAAAGATGAAGTGCAATTAGTGCTTTATGCTTTTAAACCGGATATTGTCATTTACTGTGTAGGCTTAACAGGGCTTAAAGAATGCGCTGACATGCCAAATGCTTCAGATGCACTTAATTCAGCAGGGCTTTTTAACGTCGCCGAAATCGCTCCTCGTTATGGAGCGAGAGTTGTTTATCTTTCTTCGCAGTTTGTTTTTTCCGGAGCCAATAAAAACTACAATGAAATGGATAACGCTGATGTGATCACTCAATACGGGAAATCCCAGGCGTCTTCAGAATTCTATTTACAGAAGTCATCACTGAATTATCTCATCGTCCGTTGCTCTAAGCTTTATGGAAGAGGAGTCAGTCCGCTGCGTGAATCTTGGTTTGAAAAACTTCAAAGAAACCTGAAGGCCAATCAATCGGCCATTTATGATGACTTTGTTCATCAAGGTTTTGTCGATATCTATTACCTGGGAATGGTTTTAAAAATGTGCATTGATAAGAATGTGGCCAATAGATTGATCCACTTCGCTTCTCAGGACAACATGACTTACTATGAGTTTGCTAAAACGTATTGTGAAATCTTTCACGAATCAGAAAGCTTAATCAACAAAGGAAAGTGGCACCTGCCAATTTTAAAAAGCACATCTGTCGAGAGAGTGGATGAGCATCTTCACTACAAACTCGATGTTCTAAATATCGAAGGTCTTTTAAAAATCAAAATGCCAACTATCCGCGAGTCGCTGGAATTTACGCTTAAGCGCTTAAATGGAAACCGCACACCAGCTAAAGGTGTAGTGAATAAAGGTGAAGGTCTATCATTTATCTAA